The Balearica regulorum gibbericeps isolate bBalReg1 chromosome 5, bBalReg1.pri, whole genome shotgun sequence genomic interval ttgtttgtttctagaTTTCGTGAAGTTTTGGCAGAAAATGATGTTTTACCTTGGGAAATAGTCTACATATTCAAGcaagttttaaaagattttcttaCCACCATTGAGAGAGAAAACCAACAAGACCAACTGGTAGATGCATGGAATACAAATTGCTCTGAACATTTCAGCCTGCATGGAGACAGTTCTAACAAATCGGACAAAGATGAAATCCCCACGGTTTCAAGTTATGTTGACAAAAACACACGAAGCATGTTTCCTACCTTCTCTCATAGAATCTGGAATCTACCCTATTACTACCCATCAAGTTAAGAtagtttgtgtttctttcaaaaagctATGTAGCTGTTTGCATTCCTTTCTTGTGATTGCCATCCACAAACATAGCAGTAAATGTGACATGCTCCCCTCTTTTTCaagttcagaaattaaaatgcttgATTATAGCTAGTATGTAGTATACAAACTTTA includes:
- the RD3L gene encoding protein RD3-like, giving the protein MPLFGWMKWSKNDSYKHTRYPGSEVVTKTLLRELKWHLKERERLVQEIESEQKVQKTGMDYNWLKNYQNPQATIPATEQRQLEFLCSQIQPCQTGTVLSRFREVLAENDVLPWEIVYIFKQVLKDFLTTIERENQQDQLVDAWNTNCSEHFSLHGDSSNKSDKDEIPTVSSYVDKNTRSMFPTFSHRIWNLPYYYPSS